A window of the Thalassospira indica genome harbors these coding sequences:
- a CDS encoding helix-turn-helix domain-containing protein → MANSKTTQAPQTTANSEQGSGMDTKSKPAALTQDPHALREPKENNLEIAIGHEVRALRKKLGITISDLASATGISMGMLSKIENGVTSPSLTSLQALASALGVPVTDFFRRYEEPRNAVFVKSGEGVAIERRGTRAGHEYNLLGHIDNNTSGVVVEPYLLTLTEESSSFPAFQHEGMEFIYMLEGEVRYRHGDQLYYMKEGDSLFFDADARHGPEELLSFPIRYLSIICYPARG, encoded by the coding sequence ATGGCAAATAGCAAAACAACACAAGCACCGCAGACCACCGCCAATAGCGAGCAAGGATCAGGCATGGACACCAAGAGCAAACCCGCCGCCCTCACCCAGGACCCGCACGCGCTTCGTGAACCCAAGGAAAACAATCTGGAAATTGCCATCGGCCATGAAGTCCGAGCGCTCCGCAAGAAGCTGGGCATCACGATTTCCGATCTGGCGTCGGCAACCGGGATTTCGATGGGGATGCTTTCCAAGATCGAAAACGGCGTGACGTCGCCGTCGCTGACCTCGCTTCAGGCGCTGGCAAGTGCGCTGGGTGTGCCGGTGACCGATTTCTTCCGCCGTTATGAAGAACCGCGCAACGCTGTGTTCGTGAAATCCGGCGAAGGTGTTGCGATTGAGCGCCGCGGCACGCGCGCAGGCCATGAATATAACCTGCTGGGCCATATCGATAACAACACCAGCGGTGTCGTGGTCGAACCCTATTTGCTAACGCTTACCGAGGAGTCGAGCAGCTTCCCCGCCTTCCAGCATGAAGGCATGGAATTCATCTATATGCTTGAGGGTGAAGTCCGTTACCGCCATGGCGATCAGCTTTACTACATGAAAGAAGGCGACAGCCTGTTCTTTGATGCCGACGCCCGCCACGGACCGGAAGAACTTCTTTCATTTCCAATACGTTACCTATCGATCATCTGCTATCCCGCCCGGGGATAA
- a CDS encoding NAD(P)-binding domain-containing protein produces MTLRVAIIGAGPSGMAQMRAFQSAAAKGAEIPEIVCFERQEDWGGLWNYTWRTGLDEYGEPIHGSMYRYLWSNGPKECLEFADYTFEEHFGKPIASYPPRAVIWDYIKGRVEKANVRPWVRFRTPVRSVEFDEESQTFLVTSHDLKNDVVSTEEFDHVIVANGHFSTPNVPEFPGFDTFGGRVLHAHDFRDALEFKGKDILIIGTSYSAEDIGSQCYKYGCKSVTVSHRTNPIGFDWPDNWAEVPLLAKVDGNTAYFKDGSSRDVDAIILCTGYQHHFPFLTDDLRLKTANRLWPLGLYKGVVWEENPKLMYLGMQDQFYTFNMFDAQAWFARDVIMGRIPLPSKDEMKADSQAWRDREEGLKDDHDMIWFQGDYTAELIEMTDYPMFDIEGVNKTFEEWEHDKAHDIMGYRNKSYRSLMTGNMSPAHHTPWLDELDDSLEAYLQVEKKTAAE; encoded by the coding sequence ATGACACTTCGTGTTGCAATTATTGGCGCCGGTCCGTCTGGCATGGCGCAGATGCGTGCTTTTCAATCTGCTGCTGCCAAAGGGGCCGAAATCCCCGAAATCGTGTGTTTCGAACGTCAGGAAGACTGGGGTGGTTTGTGGAACTACACCTGGCGCACCGGTCTTGATGAATATGGTGAGCCGATCCATGGATCGATGTATCGCTATTTGTGGTCAAACGGACCCAAAGAATGTCTGGAATTCGCCGATTACACCTTCGAAGAACATTTTGGCAAACCCATCGCATCCTACCCGCCGCGTGCGGTGATATGGGACTACATCAAAGGACGGGTTGAAAAGGCCAATGTCCGCCCATGGGTGCGTTTCAGGACCCCGGTCCGCAGTGTCGAGTTTGATGAAGAAAGCCAAACCTTTTTGGTGACATCGCATGATCTGAAAAACGATGTGGTGTCGACCGAGGAATTTGATCATGTCATTGTTGCCAATGGTCACTTCTCCACCCCGAATGTGCCGGAATTCCCGGGGTTTGATACCTTTGGTGGGCGCGTTCTGCACGCCCATGATTTCCGTGATGCATTGGAGTTCAAAGGCAAGGATATCCTGATCATCGGGACATCCTATTCGGCCGAGGATATCGGATCGCAATGCTATAAATATGGTTGTAAGTCCGTCACGGTCAGCCACCGGACCAACCCGATTGGTTTTGACTGGCCCGATAACTGGGCAGAAGTCCCGCTTCTTGCCAAGGTTGATGGCAATACGGCCTATTTCAAGGATGGTTCATCGCGTGATGTCGATGCGATCATTCTGTGCACCGGTTATCAGCATCACTTCCCGTTCCTGACCGATGATCTAAGACTTAAGACCGCGAACCGTCTGTGGCCGCTGGGGCTTTATAAAGGCGTCGTCTGGGAAGAAAATCCGAAACTGATGTATCTCGGCATGCAGGACCAGTTCTATACCTTCAACATGTTTGATGCGCAGGCATGGTTCGCCCGTGATGTCATCATGGGGCGCATTCCACTGCCGTCCAAGGACGAGATGAAGGCAGATAGCCAAGCCTGGCGTGATCGCGAAGAAGGCCTTAAGGACGATCACGACATGATCTGGTTCCAGGGTGATTACACCGCCGAACTGATCGAGATGACCGATTATCCGATGTTTGATATCGAAGGGGTGAACAAGACTTTCGAAGAATGGGAACATGACAAGGCCCACGACATCATGGGCTATCGCAACAAGTCATACCGGTCGCTCATGACCGGTAATATGTCGCCAGCCCATCACACGCCGTGGCTCGACGAACTTGACGACAGCCTTGAAGCCTATTTGCAGGTTGAAAAGAAAACGGCTGCCGAATAG
- a CDS encoding ammonium transporter produces MEQSVPELMARLDSLEASLSMATTINSEVFYWWCTALMLAIHAGFLAYEMGASRAKNALASGMKNLIAFAFLIPAFYYIGWWIYLAFPTGFTISDGSEAGLPWSEYMGPNLTDNASGIFYAAFTLFAATTASIMSGSVIERIRISGFTILALFLGAVVWILGASWGWHPDGWLTTEWGLHDVGAAGAVHTIAGFFTLGVLINLGPRIGRFNADGTVNNINGHNMPMSLIGLMLIVMGFFGFLGGCIIYTGDTWMTIYNTPATLSAFAFNTLMGVAGGMIGAYLVTRDPFWMMSGALIGVISSAPALDLYYPGLAFLVSFGGGCVMPKLNDILVEKFKIDDAVGAVAVHGFGGVWGLVMAGIFASGYQNVAGPEISFVGQLSSAVVFMILGFAPGYVLSLVLKLVGLLRVSEQAEVAGLDKAEVPVSAYPESTVPAAFANDPTSPTPAE; encoded by the coding sequence ATGGAACAATCCGTACCAGAGTTGATGGCGAGGCTGGACAGCCTTGAAGCATCACTCAGCATGGCAACGACCATCAATTCCGAAGTATTCTATTGGTGGTGTACTGCACTGATGCTTGCAATTCACGCAGGCTTCCTTGCCTATGAAATGGGTGCATCGCGCGCAAAGAACGCGCTGGCATCCGGCATGAAAAACCTCATCGCGTTCGCATTCCTGATCCCGGCCTTCTATTATATTGGCTGGTGGATCTATCTTGCGTTCCCGACCGGCTTCACCATTTCCGACGGCTCCGAGGCAGGTCTGCCCTGGAGCGAATATATGGGTCCGAACCTGACTGATAACGCGTCAGGTATCTTCTATGCGGCCTTCACGCTGTTTGCGGCAACCACTGCCTCGATTATGTCGGGTTCGGTGATCGAACGTATCCGTATTTCCGGCTTCACCATCCTCGCCCTGTTCCTCGGCGCTGTTGTCTGGATCCTTGGCGCGTCCTGGGGCTGGCATCCGGATGGTTGGCTCACCACCGAGTGGGGCCTGCATGACGTTGGTGCGGCGGGTGCCGTTCACACCATCGCTGGCTTCTTCACACTTGGCGTTCTGATCAACCTCGGCCCGCGTATCGGTCGCTTCAATGCCGACGGTACAGTCAACAACATCAACGGCCACAACATGCCGATGTCGCTGATTGGCCTGATGCTCATTGTTATGGGCTTCTTTGGCTTCCTTGGCGGCTGCATCATCTATACCGGCGACACCTGGATGACCATTTACAACACCCCGGCAACCCTGTCGGCATTCGCATTCAACACCCTGATGGGCGTTGCAGGCGGCATGATCGGTGCGTATCTGGTCACTCGTGATCCGTTCTGGATGATGTCTGGCGCCCTGATCGGTGTGATTTCGTCTGCACCGGCACTTGACCTTTACTATCCGGGTCTTGCCTTCCTCGTCAGCTTCGGCGGCGGTTGCGTCATGCCGAAACTTAACGACATCCTTGTCGAGAAATTCAAGATCGACGATGCGGTTGGCGCGGTTGCCGTCCACGGCTTTGGCGGTGTCTGGGGCCTGGTAATGGCCGGTATCTTTGCGTCTGGCTACCAAAACGTTGCCGGTCCGGAGATCTCGTTTGTTGGTCAGCTTTCAAGTGCTGTCGTCTTCATGATCCTTGGCTTCGCACCGGGCTACGTTCTGTCCCTGGTTCTGAAGCTTGTTGGTCTGCTGCGCGTGTCTGAACAGGCAGAAGTGGCTGGTCTCGACAAGGCAGAAGTACCGGTAAGCGCCTATCCGGAAAGCACCGTTCCGGCGGCATTCGCCAACGATCCGACTTCGCCGACCCCGGCTGAGTAA
- a CDS encoding heme-dependent oxidative N-demethylase family protein has translation MTIQFKDESFRGDFSYANSPSNIPRFPFPFPEDEYMYSTNIEPHHAARTGSPFENAFDVDEHYVAEMKDRALVLAEDPGRCQALPHMETAGWDFLELVMVSKARDYPDLFKLTMDGDRWHWINTPLQIDDTFTFGDSSTLPCHPMEYIGRQVQGDHAILDQRDGNLWMDAGIITAQADWSLDFDIGMNFFEWHAPVPLAHELGVFQRALKFLLTLPQGQPSRRLNWTLTVNPRLDTSPENYPKWGPDRMTVTPENIGEKIHLRVELQTFWRLPRSNAILFPIRTYLMAMNEVVTQPKWGRRLHRVMRDLRPELVEYKGLSRYHPILVEWLSQFDDGAPTSPGIFPD, from the coding sequence ATGACAATCCAGTTTAAAGACGAAAGCTTCCGCGGCGATTTTTCCTACGCCAACAGCCCGTCAAATATTCCGCGTTTTCCGTTCCCTTTCCCGGAAGACGAATACATGTATTCGACCAATATCGAACCGCATCATGCCGCCCGGACGGGCAGCCCGTTTGAAAATGCGTTCGATGTGGATGAACATTACGTCGCGGAAATGAAGGACCGAGCCCTTGTCTTGGCCGAGGACCCCGGGCGCTGTCAGGCCCTGCCGCATATGGAAACGGCGGGTTGGGATTTCCTTGAACTGGTGATGGTGTCAAAGGCGCGCGACTATCCCGATCTGTTTAAACTGACCATGGATGGCGATCGCTGGCACTGGATCAATACGCCGCTTCAGATCGACGATACCTTTACCTTTGGCGACAGTTCGACATTGCCGTGCCACCCGATGGAATATATCGGGCGTCAGGTACAGGGCGATCACGCCATCCTTGATCAGCGCGATGGCAACCTTTGGATGGATGCCGGGATCATCACGGCACAGGCCGACTGGTCGCTTGATTTTGACATTGGCATGAATTTCTTTGAATGGCATGCGCCGGTTCCGTTGGCCCATGAATTGGGTGTGTTTCAGCGCGCATTGAAATTCCTTCTGACCTTGCCGCAGGGGCAGCCGTCGCGTCGTTTGAACTGGACGCTCACAGTCAACCCGCGTCTCGATACCAGCCCGGAAAACTATCCCAAATGGGGCCCGGATCGCATGACGGTGACGCCGGAAAATATCGGCGAAAAGATCCATCTGCGGGTGGAGCTTCAGACATTTTGGCGTTTGCCACGCTCCAACGCGATTCTGTTTCCAATTCGGACATATTTGATGGCGATGAACGAAGTCGTCACCCAGCCAAAGTGGGGCCGTCGCCTGCATCGTGTGATGCGCGATCTGCGCCCGGAACTTGTCGAATATAAGGGACTGTCACGCTACCACCCGATATTGGTCGAGTGGCTTTCACAATTTGACGACGGTGCGCCGACGTCACCGGGGATTTTCCCCGACTAA
- a CDS encoding aminomethyltransferase family protein: protein MTASWRFSALADRHRALGSNLEDWSGMGTAWTYDKDWDEEYIAIRTKAGIMDVSGLKKVHITGAHASHVIDYATTRNVEKIYPGKSVYACMLNDQGKFTDDCVIYRMGPNSWMVVHGSGTGHEELTKAAMGRDVSVRFDDNLHDLSLQGPLAVDYLAEYVPGIRDLPYFHHTQTQLFGLPVMISRTGYTGERGYEIFCRGQDAGMIWDRIVAEGKDMGIIPTRFTTLDMLRVESYLLFYPYDNSQMYPFENEGPGDTLWELGLDFTVSPGKTGFRGAEEHYRLKGKERFKIFGLLLDGKEVPAEGAGLFTDGEKVGVVTCAMYSPLKDQTMAIARMPVECAEQGIRLEVEGADGMLGAMAHTMPFDDPKKLKRTAKG from the coding sequence ATGACTGCGAGCTGGAGATTTTCAGCCCTTGCCGATCGGCATCGCGCGCTTGGTTCCAATCTCGAAGACTGGAGCGGTATGGGCACCGCCTGGACCTATGACAAGGATTGGGACGAGGAATATATCGCGATCCGCACCAAGGCCGGGATCATGGATGTTTCAGGTCTGAAAAAGGTTCATATCACCGGCGCGCATGCATCCCACGTGATTGACTATGCCACCACGCGCAATGTCGAAAAGATCTATCCGGGCAAGTCTGTCTATGCCTGCATGCTGAATGATCAGGGCAAGTTTACCGACGATTGCGTGATTTATCGCATGGGGCCGAATTCATGGATGGTGGTGCACGGATCGGGCACCGGGCATGAAGAACTGACCAAGGCCGCCATGGGCCGTGATGTCTCCGTTCGTTTTGATGACAACCTTCATGATTTGTCGCTGCAAGGGCCGCTTGCGGTGGATTATCTGGCGGAATATGTGCCGGGTATCCGCGATCTGCCCTATTTCCATCACACCCAGACGCAGTTGTTTGGCCTGCCTGTAATGATTTCGCGCACCGGCTATACCGGTGAACGCGGCTATGAGATTTTCTGTCGTGGTCAGGATGCCGGAATGATCTGGGACCGGATCGTTGCCGAGGGCAAGGATATGGGCATCATTCCGACCCGCTTTACCACGCTTGATATGCTGCGTGTCGAAAGTTACCTGCTGTTTTATCCCTATGATAACTCGCAGATGTACCCGTTCGAAAACGAAGGTCCGGGCGATACCCTGTGGGAGCTTGGCCTTGATTTCACCGTTAGCCCGGGCAAGACAGGCTTCCGCGGGGCCGAGGAACATTACCGCCTGAAGGGCAAGGAACGCTTCAAAATCTTTGGTCTGTTGCTTGATGGCAAGGAAGTCCCGGCCGAAGGGGCGGGCTTGTTCACGGACGGCGAAAAGGTCGGGGTTGTGACCTGTGCGATGTATTCCCCGCTCAAAGATCAGACCATGGCGATTGCCCGTATGCCCGTCGAATGTGCGGAGCAAGGTATCAGGCTTGAGGTCGAGGGTGCCGATGGAATGCTCGGTGCGATGGCCCATACCATGCCATTTGATGACCCCAAAAAATTGAAAAGAACAGCCAAGGGTTAA
- a CDS encoding PDR/VanB family oxidoreductase, which produces MSASDHLIPVVVSNVVEVNPIIKRFEFKHVNGDELPAFSGGAHIVVEMLDDGTKRKNPYSLMSSPFERDQYAISVRRDDTGRGGSKFMHEQVRPGMQMKISAPVNLFSLDLRARKHLMIAGGIGITPFIAQMTQADKLGVPFELHYAARSVSQAAYMDSLADRFGDHVSCYCDDQGESVDLEVLLSNQPLGTHVYVCGPKGMIERVVETASSLGWPAAHVHFEHFLAPPVGEPFEVHLAKAGIDITVGAEQSLLEAVEASGTPINCMCRGGACGQCETVVVACDGDIMHNDHWLDEEQRAAKQRIMPCVSRFRGKRLELDL; this is translated from the coding sequence ATGAGTGCATCCGATCATTTGATTCCGGTGGTTGTCAGCAACGTGGTCGAGGTCAACCCGATCATCAAACGGTTTGAATTCAAGCATGTGAATGGTGATGAGCTGCCGGCCTTTTCAGGCGGCGCGCATATCGTTGTCGAGATGCTTGATGACGGCACCAAACGCAAAAACCCCTATTCGCTGATGAGTTCCCCGTTCGAGCGCGACCAGTACGCCATTTCGGTGCGCCGTGACGATACCGGGCGCGGTGGATCGAAATTCATGCATGAACAGGTGCGACCTGGCATGCAGATGAAAATCTCTGCCCCGGTTAATCTGTTCTCGCTCGATCTGCGGGCACGAAAACACCTGATGATCGCTGGTGGCATCGGCATTACGCCATTTATCGCCCAGATGACCCAGGCCGATAAGCTCGGCGTGCCGTTCGAATTGCACTATGCCGCGCGTTCCGTATCGCAGGCGGCCTATATGGACAGCCTTGCGGATCGTTTTGGCGATCATGTGTCGTGTTACTGCGATGATCAGGGGGAAAGCGTTGATTTGGAAGTGCTTTTATCCAATCAGCCACTTGGTACGCACGTTTATGTTTGTGGCCCCAAAGGCATGATCGAACGGGTGGTTGAAACCGCCTCCAGTCTGGGGTGGCCCGCAGCACACGTTCATTTCGAACACTTCCTTGCTCCGCCGGTTGGGGAGCCGTTTGAAGTGCATCTTGCCAAGGCCGGGATCGATATCACCGTTGGCGCAGAGCAAAGCCTGCTTGAAGCGGTGGAGGCATCCGGCACACCGATCAATTGCATGTGCCGGGGCGGGGCGTGTGGTCAGTGCGAAACAGTGGTCGTCGCCTGCGATGGCGACATCATGCACAACGACCACTGGCTTGATGAAGAACAGCGCGCAGCCAAGCAGCGGATCATGCCGTGCGTTTCGCGGTTCCGTGGCAAACGCCTTGAACTTGATCTGTAA
- a CDS encoding DUF1989 domain-containing protein, protein MIDLARTPETYPHAVRAARPSRIINAGRTAMARNRERYEIPGRGAIMISVREGDQLALRNCEGMQSVELIGLTPSGAARPEIFEPLAHGAPHGLMDLLSDPFDDSLTRFAKTLRKRDIKLETCLAHRLFGNASPPGDTVELTIQLDGFVIIATPAPLMRIDAHNTATPITALIKRAHHSDTYSFALPDPLADPVVDLRVHSATAEAYEIKAGDYIQILDVDGRQCTDFQCFDARKLDRGIQNPLDVTTTRTLMGHAYPMPGLHGKYFDQDMDPLVEVVQDTCGRHDAFAMACAAKYYDDIGYPGHVNCTDNFNTALAKHGVDPRAGWMAINFFFNTGIDDHGVMYADQPWSRPGDYVLLRAITDLVCVSSACPDDTSAANAWKPTDIYIRSYDGAEKFSHAVAWRPTAEAEAKMTKETAFHPRLSELTRNFVDYKGFWLAHEYTGHGMIEEYYACREKAVVIDLSALRKFEITGPDSEALMQYCLTRNVKKLGIGQVVYSAMCYPHGGMIDDGTLLRLGQDNFRWICGDDYSGVWLREQAEKLGLHVLIRSSTDQMHNIAVQGPKSRDILDEVIWTPPHQPKVTEVDWFKFTIGRIGDAKGAPVVVSRTGYTGELGYEVWCHPKDAITVFDAIWAAGKPHGLTPMGLAALDMVRIEAGLIFADYEFSDQTDPFEAGIGFTVPLKSKEDDFIGRDALIRRKEHPSHKLVGIEIDGNVTVSHGDCVHIGRAQIGVITSAMRSPILGKNIALARVDIAHADIGTEVEIGKLDGHMVRLPATITAFPHYDPKKEKPRS, encoded by the coding sequence ATGATCGACCTTGCCCGAACACCGGAAACCTATCCGCACGCTGTCCGCGCTGCGCGCCCCAGTCGCATCATCAATGCCGGACGCACCGCGATGGCACGCAACCGCGAACGCTATGAAATTCCCGGGCGGGGCGCGATCATGATATCGGTGCGCGAGGGCGATCAACTGGCACTGCGCAATTGTGAAGGCATGCAATCGGTCGAGCTGATCGGCCTGACACCATCGGGCGCCGCACGGCCCGAGATTTTTGAACCTTTGGCACATGGCGCGCCGCATGGTTTGATGGATCTGCTGTCTGATCCGTTTGATGACAGCCTGACGCGCTTTGCCAAGACCTTGCGCAAACGCGATATCAAACTTGAAACCTGCCTTGCCCATCGGCTTTTTGGCAATGCCAGCCCGCCCGGTGATACGGTCGAACTGACCATCCAGCTTGACGGTTTTGTCATCATCGCCACCCCGGCACCGCTGATGCGGATCGATGCGCATAATACCGCAACACCGATCACAGCCCTGATCAAGCGCGCCCATCATTCTGATACCTACAGCTTCGCGCTGCCCGATCCGCTGGCCGATCCGGTTGTGGATTTGCGTGTGCATTCCGCCACCGCCGAGGCCTATGAAATCAAGGCGGGTGATTACATCCAGATTCTCGATGTCGACGGGCGGCAATGTACCGATTTTCAGTGTTTTGATGCGCGCAAGCTTGATCGCGGCATTCAGAACCCGCTGGATGTGACGACCACGCGCACATTGATGGGTCATGCCTATCCAATGCCGGGCCTGCATGGGAAATACTTTGATCAGGATATGGACCCGCTGGTGGAGGTCGTTCAGGACACCTGCGGGCGTCATGACGCCTTTGCCATGGCCTGTGCCGCGAAATATTACGACGATATCGGCTATCCCGGCCATGTGAACTGCACGGACAATTTCAACACAGCCCTTGCCAAGCATGGCGTTGATCCACGCGCCGGCTGGATGGCGATCAATTTCTTTTTCAATACCGGTATTGATGATCACGGCGTTATGTATGCCGATCAACCGTGGTCGCGGCCGGGCGATTATGTGCTGTTGCGTGCGATAACCGATCTGGTCTGTGTGTCATCGGCCTGCCCGGATGACACGTCGGCGGCCAACGCCTGGAAACCGACCGACATCTATATCCGAAGTTACGACGGCGCGGAGAAATTCAGCCATGCCGTTGCCTGGCGCCCGACTGCAGAGGCCGAAGCAAAAATGACCAAAGAAACCGCCTTCCACCCGCGTTTAAGCGAACTGACGCGAAACTTCGTTGACTATAAGGGGTTCTGGCTGGCCCATGAATATACCGGCCACGGCATGATCGAAGAATATTATGCCTGCCGTGAAAAGGCCGTGGTCATTGATCTATCCGCCTTGCGCAAGTTTGAAATCACCGGCCCGGACAGTGAAGCCCTGATGCAATATTGCCTGACCCGCAATGTCAAAAAGCTTGGTATTGGTCAGGTCGTCTATTCCGCGATGTGCTATCCGCACGGCGGGATGATTGATGACGGCACGCTACTGCGTCTGGGGCAGGATAATTTCCGCTGGATATGCGGCGATGATTACAGCGGCGTATGGCTGCGCGAACAGGCTGAAAAACTTGGCCTGCATGTCCTGATCCGTTCATCAACCGATCAGATGCACAATATCGCCGTTCAGGGCCCCAAAAGCCGCGATATCCTGGACGAAGTCATCTGGACTCCACCGCATCAGCCCAAGGTTACCGAAGTCGACTGGTTCAAATTCACCATTGGCCGGATTGGCGATGCCAAGGGCGCGCCTGTTGTCGTGTCACGCACCGGATATACCGGCGAACTGGGCTATGAGGTCTGGTGTCACCCAAAGGACGCCATAACCGTTTTTGATGCCATCTGGGCGGCAGGCAAACCGCACGGTCTGACACCGATGGGGCTGGCTGCCCTTGATATGGTTCGGATTGAGGCGGGATTGATCTTTGCCGATTACGAATTTTCCGATCAAACCGATCCGTTCGAAGCCGGGATCGGCTTTACAGTGCCGCTTAAATCCAAGGAAGATGACTTTATCGGCCGCGATGCCCTGATCCGGCGCAAGGAACATCCGTCGCACAAACTGGTCGGGATCGAGATTGATGGCAATGTCACGGTCAGCCATGGCGATTGCGTCCATATCGGGCGTGCCCAGATCGGCGTGATCACCAGTGCCATGCGATCACCCATTCTGGGCAAGAACATCGCGCTGGCGCGGGTTGATATCGCGCATGCCGATATCGGCACCGAGGTTGAGATTGGCAAGCTGGACGGGCATATGGTCCGCCTGCCGGCGACCATCACAGCCTTCCCGCATTATGATCCCAAGAAAGAAAAGCCGCGGTCCTGA
- a CDS encoding dimethylamine monooxygenase subunit DmmA family protein yields MSDSLIEESILSRPTYGTLKIVPGLAHYFLADASGAECIIRDVQELPRDMMEKVHILYVPTPGEAALITSLYALGAKRFEHFPTIEEAVAKLGEWLSDAKMGSQLYLAGTEGLVGQGVAKGEECGLDHTAVQCEHRGSLARRVQCVHCKTMIEDVTTQPVKCPTCDLLLLVRDHYSRRLAAFQGVCINAEDPTEEIEIKEVFK; encoded by the coding sequence ATGTCTGATAGCTTGATAGAAGAAAGCATTCTTTCCCGTCCGACCTATGGGACGCTTAAAATCGTGCCCGGTCTGGCGCATTATTTTCTGGCCGATGCATCCGGTGCCGAATGCATCATCCGGGACGTGCAGGAACTGCCCCGCGACATGATGGAAAAGGTGCATATCCTCTATGTACCGACACCGGGCGAAGCCGCCCTGATCACATCGCTTTATGCTCTGGGGGCAAAACGGTTCGAGCATTTCCCGACCATCGAAGAAGCCGTCGCCAAACTGGGCGAATGGCTTTCAGATGCCAAAATGGGCAGCCAGCTTTATCTGGCCGGAACCGAAGGGTTGGTCGGGCAGGGTGTCGCCAAGGGTGAAGAATGCGGGCTGGATCATACAGCCGTGCAGTGTGAGCATCGCGGCAGTCTGGCCCGACGTGTCCAGTGCGTTCACTGCAAAACCATGATTGAGGACGTCACCACCCAACCGGTCAAATGTCCGACCTGCGATTTGCTGTTATTGGTGCGCGATCATTATTCCCGTCGACTGGCAGCCTTTCAGGGGGTCTGCATCAATGCCGAAGACCCGACAGAGGAAATCGAGATCAAGGAGGTGTTCAAATGA